The Luteitalea sp. nucleotide sequence GCGTCCGACAGCGTATACGGCTTGGCGACCAGTCCGGGCTCGGGACCGCCGGGCTTGCCGTGGGTGACCCACATCGCGCGCATGAAGTCGTCGAGGGTCACGCGTGAGTCCGTCCGGCTGCGAAGCGTGAGATCGAGGCCGAGGCCGAGCGCCTCGCCGAACGTGTAGTACGAATAGAACGTATTCTCCCAATTCGTGCGGTCGGTCGCGACGGCACGATCGACGAGCGGCGCCAGGCGGCTCATGTCGACCGCCGACCGAAAGGCCGTTCCAGGACTGTGAAGAGCGCCGTTGATTACACTCTCCCACTGCGATACGCCTTCGACTTGCTCGACGATACCGGTGCGTATCAGGGCGAGCTTGCCGTAGTAGTTCGTGAATCCCTCGGCCAGCCACAGCTCGTCCGAGATGTTGACATCTTCGAAATCGAACGGCTCGAGCAACGCCGGCCTCACCCGCTCGACGTTCCAGGCATGGAAGAGCTCGTGCGAGGCGGTGCCAATCAACCCGGCGTACGCCTGGGCCAGGCCGCGAGACGAGGTGAGGATGGTGCTGTTTCGGTGCTCCATCCCGTCACCGCTTGCGTACGGTAGGTAGTCGGCGATGAATGTGTAGGTACCCGGCTCGAGCTCGGGCAGCTCACCAAAGATCGCACGCTGTTCGCGCACGATCTTCTGGACGTCGCTCACGAACCGACCGAGCTCCTCGTCTGTCCCCGCATGGTGCATGGCCACCCGAATCGTCACTTCAGGACCGCCAGGCCGCGCGGAGACGTCGAACTCGCGGAGGGTAAAGGCGCTCAGCTCGGTGGGTGAGTCCATGAAGTACTGGAGGTTGGGTGCCGTGAACGTGAGCGCTTCGTCTGCGGGCAAGAGCTGCGTGGCGGCGCGCCAGTTCTTCCCGGTAGGTGGCACGAACGTGATGCGGACCGGCCGGCCTTCCAGACCACGCCCCCACATGAACGCCGCTGGCATGTTGATATGTGCATGTGTCTCGTCAATGGCCAGGTACGTGCCGTCGACACGGTCGCCAAAGATCCGA carries:
- a CDS encoding PDZ domain-containing protein encodes the protein MSIRLRLSFLALVVLVAGSMSLAQSSQAPIQYQVSFPEPEHRWMQVDVIFPDVPAGSFEVRMSRASPGRYAAHDFAKNVFMERFTDGRDESVAVTRPSPHQWHVTKHDGTVKVSYRIFGDRVDGTYLAIDETHAHINMPAAFMWGRGLEGRPVRITFVPPTGKNWRAATQLLPADEALTFTAPNLQYFMDSPTELSAFTLREFDVSARPGGPEVTIRVAMHHAGTDEELGRFVSDVQKIVREQRAIFGELPELEPGTYTFIADYLPYASGDGMEHRNSTILTSSRGLAQAYAGLIGTASHELFHAWNVERVRPALLEPFDFEDVNISDELWLAEGFTNYYGKLALIRTGIVEQVEGVSQWESVINGALHSPGTAFRSAVDMSRLAPLVDRAVATDRTNWENTFYSYYTFGEALGLGLDLTLRSRTDSRVTLDDFMRAMWVTHGKPGGPEPGLVAKPYTLSDARDRLAEVSGDAQFAADFFDRYIEGTEKIDYASLLERAGFLLQKADPGHATLGLPEVELREGKVFVSATPRAGSPAYQAGIGRDDVLLSIDGQEVTAADQMTNILTARKPGDLVRVVYESRAGRVERSVKLAEDPWLTIVPIEREAGTLTEAQRAFRESWLASKATDR